Proteins from a single region of Sneathiella aquimaris:
- a CDS encoding NAD(P)/FAD-dependent oxidoreductase, translating to MQGKSCDIVIVGAGIAGASIAAELSSRARVLLLERESQPGYHTTGRSAALYSSIYGPPIIRALTRASGHFFNNPDSRFIETGLLRPRGLYFIARKDQSETFEKTRLELGGGVVPVSLSEAKETVPILRAEYVDRVLMEKGCADIEVDLLHQHYLKTFKSQGGDLLTSCEVQDIEKSSDGWRISTNAGIFNAPIVVNAAGAWADDLARLAKIKPIGLVPKRRTALLVSPPADQTIDHWPMIVDIDEQFYMKPDAGKLLLSPADETPSQPCDAQPEDLDVAICIDRIEKAFDLSVRYIDHKWAGLRNFVADKCPVVGYDSQADGFFWLAGQGGYGIQSAPALSRMAAALVMGDPLPDDIQDEGVVAADLSPDRAGLSA from the coding sequence GTGCAGGGTAAGTCTTGTGATATTGTGATTGTCGGAGCCGGAATAGCAGGGGCATCAATCGCTGCCGAGCTTTCGAGCCGGGCCCGGGTTCTTCTGTTGGAACGCGAAAGCCAGCCGGGATATCACACAACAGGCCGCTCCGCTGCGCTTTATTCAAGTATCTACGGGCCCCCGATCATTCGCGCCCTGACGCGGGCTTCCGGACATTTTTTCAATAATCCAGACTCCAGATTTATTGAAACCGGCCTGTTAAGGCCACGGGGTTTGTATTTCATTGCCCGCAAGGATCAGTCCGAAACCTTTGAAAAGACGCGGCTCGAACTGGGAGGCGGTGTTGTCCCGGTCTCTCTGTCCGAGGCAAAGGAAACAGTTCCGATCCTGCGGGCGGAGTATGTGGATCGTGTTCTTATGGAAAAAGGCTGTGCGGATATCGAAGTCGACTTGCTGCATCAGCATTATTTGAAAACCTTCAAATCACAGGGGGGGGACCTCCTTACATCCTGCGAGGTGCAGGATATTGAAAAGTCATCAGACGGATGGCGGATATCGACCAATGCCGGGATTTTCAACGCGCCAATTGTCGTCAATGCGGCAGGCGCATGGGCGGACGATTTGGCCCGACTGGCAAAGATAAAGCCCATTGGGCTAGTCCCCAAACGACGGACAGCCCTGCTGGTTTCCCCACCAGCAGACCAGACAATCGATCATTGGCCCATGATCGTTGATATCGATGAACAATTCTATATGAAACCAGACGCGGGCAAATTGTTACTGTCCCCGGCCGACGAGACCCCTTCCCAACCTTGCGATGCGCAGCCGGAAGATCTGGATGTGGCCATTTGTATCGACAGGATCGAAAAGGCGTTTGATTTGTCTGTGCGGTATATTGATCATAAATGGGCCGGTCTCCGCAATTTTGTCGCAGATAAATGTCCCGTTGTCGGGTACGATTCACAGGCGGACGGTTTTTTCTGGCTGGCAGGGCAAGGCGGTTACGGCATTCAATCTGCACCCGCCCTTTCAAGAATGGCCGCAGCTCTGGTAATGGGGGATCCGCTTCCCGATGACATTCAGGATGAAGGGGTCGTTGCCGCAGACTTATCGCCAGACAGGGCAGGGCTTTCTGCATGA
- a CDS encoding TRAP transporter large permease, producing MIQLVPFIALILLGSGLAIAYVIGGSAVLAFWSTGNERYLAILPQQIFSKIDVFALMAMPLFILAGEFMNRGGVTKALINLSMALVGRLRGGLGHVNILTSVFFAGISGSAVADAAALSNTLVPAMKERGYSLTYASAITAASSIIGPIVPPSIILIFYGALMGTSVTSLFLAGIIPGLILAAALIAVNAVFAWKEDHPKVSKGEAPPFAATLLHSLPALLLPVIILGGIVFGWTTPTEAAAIAVFAALGAGWFYEGLKWASILEGLRRTAMLSGSIFIIICAVSALGYLGAIERIPEAISDIVAALGLGPAGYMLVLNVVFLIAGMVLDIPVALALLVPLLAPVALAHGADPVHLGIVLCFNLCIGLVSPPLGGCLLVVSTVTGVNYWRLARSVIPFVVVQIAVLILLIEVPALSLFLPRAFGFVGGG from the coding sequence ATGATACAGCTGGTTCCCTTTATTGCGTTGATCTTGCTGGGCTCGGGCCTTGCCATTGCCTATGTAATCGGTGGAAGTGCCGTACTGGCCTTCTGGTCAACCGGGAACGAACGATATCTGGCCATATTGCCGCAACAGATTTTCTCGAAAATTGATGTTTTTGCCTTGATGGCGATGCCGCTTTTTATTCTGGCGGGTGAATTTATGAACCGCGGCGGCGTAACCAAGGCGCTGATCAATCTGTCCATGGCTTTGGTTGGTCGGTTGCGGGGTGGGCTTGGGCATGTCAATATTTTGACCAGTGTCTTCTTTGCAGGTATTTCCGGATCTGCCGTGGCGGATGCAGCGGCGTTATCCAATACGCTGGTCCCGGCTATGAAGGAACGCGGATATTCGTTGACCTATGCCAGTGCGATCACCGCTGCGTCGTCGATTATTGGACCCATTGTTCCGCCGTCGATCATTCTGATTTTTTATGGCGCGTTGATGGGAACCTCTGTGACGTCGCTTTTTCTGGCGGGGATCATTCCCGGATTGATTCTGGCGGCGGCGCTGATTGCTGTAAATGCTGTATTCGCCTGGAAGGAAGATCATCCGAAGGTGAGTAAAGGTGAGGCGCCTCCTTTTGCGGCTACTCTCCTCCACTCACTGCCTGCGTTGCTTCTGCCGGTGATTATTCTGGGCGGCATCGTTTTCGGCTGGACAACCCCGACAGAGGCCGCCGCAATTGCCGTGTTTGCAGCACTGGGCGCAGGCTGGTTCTATGAAGGATTGAAATGGGCATCCATTCTTGAGGGCTTGCGCAGAACAGCAATGTTGTCCGGGTCTATTTTCATTATTATCTGCGCGGTTTCCGCACTGGGCTATCTTGGGGCGATCGAAAGGATTCCCGAAGCCATCTCGGACATCGTTGCGGCCCTCGGCCTGGGTCCTGCGGGATATATGCTGGTTCTGAACGTGGTTTTTCTGATTGCCGGTATGGTGCTTGATATTCCGGTTGCGCTGGCTCTTCTCGTGCCGCTTCTTGCACCCGTTGCGTTGGCCCACGGGGCCGATCCGGTGCATCTGGGTATTGTGCTGTGCTTTAATCTTTGTATTGGGCTTGTATCCCCGCCACTTGGGGGCTGCTTACTGGTTGTGTCCACGGTTACGGGTGTCAATTACTGGCGCCTTGCCCGATCCGTTATTCCTTTTGTTGTTGTACAGATTGCGGTTCTGATTTTGCTGATTGAGGTGCCCGCCCTCAGTCTGTTTTTACCGCGTGCCTTTGGCTTCGTTGGAGGAGGGTAG
- a CDS encoding TRAP transporter small permease, which translates to MRAIAVTLDQISSQLNRIALWGAVAAVLVMVMAASWQVFARYLLDAPPVWTEELSRRAMVWAGMLGASAAFRYRADPTLFPAMVAIRGPLGTMLAVIRAVGVLLFTLPVIWYSLFGANMNITFGFLGRSLARQAELLPVSMIWFTAAVPIAFVLILIHMIASLSIRFTGLEQAEDLKNKE; encoded by the coding sequence ATGCGCGCCATTGCAGTAACACTTGATCAGATATCGTCGCAGTTAAACAGGATTGCCCTTTGGGGGGCTGTCGCGGCGGTATTGGTCATGGTTATGGCGGCTTCCTGGCAGGTATTCGCGCGATATCTGCTGGACGCCCCGCCGGTATGGACGGAGGAATTGTCCCGGCGGGCCATGGTGTGGGCGGGTATGTTAGGTGCATCCGCCGCGTTCCGTTACCGGGCAGACCCAACGCTGTTTCCGGCAATGGTCGCAATCAGAGGTCCCCTTGGAACAATGCTGGCCGTCATTCGGGCCGTTGGGGTTCTGCTCTTTACCCTGCCGGTGATCTGGTATTCTTTATTTGGGGCCAATATGAACATCACTTTTGGCTTTCTGGGGCGCAGTCTGGCGCGTCAGGCTGAACTGCTGCCTGTTTCAATGATTTGGTTCACCGCTGCCGTGCCGATCGCATTTGTCCTCATACTAATTCATATGATTGCCAGTTTGAGCATCCGTTTCACCGGATTGGAGCAGGCGGAAGACTTGAAGAACAAGGAATAA
- a CDS encoding M81 family metallopeptidase encodes MKVFIAGLSTETNSFSPLPTGMLSFEEAAIHHGNATSDPIQYWTSPLHVWRRLAEAEGWSVVESLSAHAQPAGPTVKKVYEGFRDEILHDLEQHGPVEIVLLALHGAMIADGYDDCEGDLIEKCRAICPDAIIGGLLDPHCHLTDIMMTKADLLVPFKEYPHVDIPERADDLFRLARETALGHVKPVMRDYDCKMILAMPTPHAPMRGFVDEMSAREGKEGILSLSIAHGFPWGDHPRTGTRALAICDGDAVQATAVATDLGQRLYALRHEILSENIDIETALDRAEAEQNGPVVLADMSDNAGGGAPSDSTFMLKAMLDRNMTSVATGIFWDPIAVRICREAGEGATLPLRLGGKCGPMSGDPLDLVVTVKRCLSGASQMFGTLPVPMGETVWLQCEGIDIIVNDIRTQTFHPQAFEQLGISLADYKYICVKSSNHYQAGFNPIASKVIPVATPGAITPDFANIPYTKRKPNYWPKSEDPFA; translated from the coding sequence ATGAAAGTTTTTATCGCGGGTTTGAGTACCGAAACAAATTCTTTCTCGCCTTTGCCAACAGGGATGCTGAGCTTCGAAGAGGCGGCTATCCATCATGGAAATGCAACGTCAGACCCGATCCAATACTGGACGTCGCCTTTGCATGTCTGGCGCCGGTTGGCGGAAGCTGAGGGTTGGTCTGTAGTTGAAAGCCTGTCTGCACATGCGCAGCCTGCGGGGCCTACTGTGAAAAAGGTATATGAAGGCTTTCGCGATGAAATTCTTCATGATCTGGAACAGCACGGACCCGTCGAAATTGTGTTGTTGGCGCTTCACGGCGCGATGATTGCTGATGGGTATGATGATTGCGAAGGCGATCTAATCGAAAAATGCCGGGCAATCTGCCCCGATGCCATCATCGGAGGTTTGCTTGACCCACACTGTCATTTGACAGACATCATGATGACAAAGGCCGATCTTCTGGTACCCTTTAAAGAGTATCCGCATGTGGATATTCCAGAACGGGCAGATGATTTATTTCGTCTGGCGCGGGAAACAGCGTTGGGGCATGTTAAGCCGGTCATGCGCGACTATGACTGTAAAATGATCCTTGCCATGCCCACCCCTCATGCGCCAATGCGGGGTTTTGTCGATGAAATGAGTGCGCGAGAAGGAAAAGAGGGCATTTTGTCCTTGTCTATCGCACATGGTTTTCCATGGGGAGATCACCCCAGAACGGGGACCCGGGCGCTCGCTATCTGTGACGGAGATGCTGTGCAAGCGACCGCTGTTGCGACTGACCTTGGACAGCGCCTATACGCCCTTAGGCATGAAATACTCTCTGAAAATATTGATATTGAGACGGCATTGGATAGAGCAGAAGCTGAACAAAACGGACCGGTTGTGCTTGCTGATATGTCTGACAATGCAGGCGGAGGCGCGCCATCTGACTCAACCTTTATGCTTAAAGCGATGCTGGATCGCAATATGACGTCTGTTGCAACGGGTATCTTCTGGGATCCGATTGCGGTGCGCATTTGCCGAGAAGCGGGAGAAGGGGCCACGCTTCCACTTCGGTTGGGGGGGAAATGTGGTCCGATGTCGGGAGATCCCCTGGATTTGGTTGTCACCGTTAAGCGCTGCCTTTCCGGTGCCAGCCAAATGTTTGGAACTTTGCCTGTGCCTATGGGGGAAACGGTTTGGCTGCAGTGCGAGGGGATTGATATTATCGTCAACGATATTCGAACCCAGACCTTTCATCCTCAAGCGTTTGAGCAGCTGGGGATTTCTCTTGCAGACTACAAATATATTTGCGTCAAGTCCTCCAACCACTATCAGGCAGGGTTTAATCCGATTGCCAGTAAAGTGATCCCGGTCGCCACGCCCGGTGCCATTACACCGGATTTTGCCAACATACCCTATACCAAACGAAAACCGAATTATTGGCCTAAGAGTGAGGACCCGTTCGCATGA
- a CDS encoding TRAP transporter substrate-binding protein, with protein MKYKKILFGALVAATSAFVQPALADVKIALDSPQNLEASGSYVWANSFSTYLNKNGIKAEEYQRGSLGGDDELFDQISQGLLEVSMSPLNIVGSLDSLIYGLRLPYFFKDMAEVDKALNEGGMLDKINAKTTPAGVRVLAVNSVGQASGIFNTKRPIKSVKDMSGLRMRALDESQIELYKAWGAAGTIVSWAEVPNALQTGVADGYLNPAFVPLLFGHTDFIKHFTDAAITPSLRITIVSEMWYQGLGEKDRATVDAAAKAATMANREWLKKQDAVFQKLEAAGVSIQRLDQSARDAFRAASAPAYNSGLISQDQITEWEKAKGN; from the coding sequence ATGAAATATAAAAAAATCCTGTTTGGTGCTTTGGTTGCTGCCACCAGCGCCTTTGTGCAGCCCGCCCTTGCAGACGTGAAAATTGCGCTGGACAGTCCGCAAAATCTGGAAGCATCCGGCAGTTATGTCTGGGCAAACAGCTTTAGTACATATCTGAACAAAAACGGGATCAAGGCTGAGGAATATCAGCGTGGATCACTGGGCGGTGATGACGAATTGTTCGATCAGATCAGTCAGGGATTGCTTGAAGTTTCCATGTCCCCGCTGAATATTGTGGGGTCGTTGGATAGCCTGATTTATGGGTTGCGTCTTCCATATTTCTTTAAAGATATGGCAGAAGTCGACAAGGCCCTGAATGAAGGCGGCATGCTGGACAAGATCAACGCCAAAACAACGCCCGCCGGCGTTCGGGTTCTTGCAGTTAATTCCGTTGGTCAAGCGTCTGGTATTTTCAATACAAAACGTCCGATCAAATCTGTTAAAGACATGTCCGGTTTGCGGATGCGGGCGCTGGATGAAAGTCAGATCGAACTATATAAAGCCTGGGGCGCTGCGGGCACGATTGTCAGCTGGGCGGAGGTTCCAAACGCCTTGCAAACTGGGGTTGCTGATGGATATCTGAACCCGGCTTTTGTGCCCCTGTTGTTTGGTCATACTGACTTTATCAAGCATTTCACGGATGCCGCGATTACACCATCCCTTCGGATCACCATCGTCTCCGAGATGTGGTATCAGGGCCTGGGTGAAAAGGATCGGGCTACCGTGGATGCTGCGGCAAAAGCGGCAACAATGGCCAACCGGGAGTGGCTGAAAAAGCAGGATGCGGTTTTTCAAAAGCTGGAAGCTGCAGGAGTTTCAATTCAACGCCTGGATCAGTCTGCACGGGATGCTTTCCGGGCGGCGTCTGCGCCTGCCTATAACAGTGGTTTGATCAGTCAGGATCAGATTACCGAATGGGAGAAAGCCAAGGGGAACTGA
- a CDS encoding helix-turn-helix domain-containing protein, which produces MSDISQTDTQRLDFGRRLRDLRSERGWTLSEVAQKSGLAISTISKVERGVMSLTYDRLALLASGLGVDMATFFSKDGQNFEPGSFAVARNGEFERQETENYVYEMLFPSLWHKSMTPMMGTLKAHDVLDFDAFVSHPGQEFLMVLDGTITVHLQGKDPVRLNEGDSIYFDSTRGHLYASAGDQDARILVVCTDTEIGEVLSGSSK; this is translated from the coding sequence ATGAGTGATATTTCCCAAACCGATACCCAGCGACTTGATTTTGGTCGCCGCTTACGTGACTTGCGCAGCGAAAGAGGCTGGACGTTATCAGAAGTCGCCCAAAAGTCCGGCCTTGCCATCTCCACGATCTCAAAAGTAGAGCGTGGCGTCATGTCGCTGACCTATGACAGATTGGCCTTATTGGCATCCGGTTTGGGTGTGGACATGGCCACTTTCTTTTCAAAGGATGGCCAGAACTTTGAACCCGGTAGCTTTGCAGTTGCCCGAAATGGAGAATTCGAACGACAGGAAACCGAGAACTATGTCTATGAGATGCTGTTTCCATCCCTTTGGCATAAATCCATGACCCCAATGATGGGAACGTTAAAAGCCCACGATGTTCTCGATTTTGATGCGTTTGTCAGTCACCCCGGTCAGGAGTTTCTGATGGTCCTTGACGGTACGATCACCGTTCATCTGCAAGGAAAAGACCCGGTTCGCCTCAACGAAGGTGACAGTATATATTTTGACAGTACCCGCGGTCATCTTTACGCCTCAGCGGGGGATCAGGACGCCCGAATACTTGTTGTCTGCACCGACACTGAAATTGGCGAAGTTCTGTCGGGATCATCGAAATAA
- a CDS encoding CsgG/HfaB family protein, with product MIAKPLRVGYSPLNVFLSALVIVGLLGGIAKADEEKIPVLTDTVQEIKGPKRVVSVGKFDAIGSFEQQYGDWDIGGGISAMMTTALVESERFIVLERANMGQVLAEQQMKGQGVTSATTGPALGQVTGTNFLIYGSVTEFGAADSGGGMSLGLSGGSLGKMLGVGLSRQTASGKVAMDIRLVNATTSQVEEVYRVSEQIDNSSWDINVGYEGVSLGTNQFLKTPLGEATRKCITKAVQQIAAKTDNLPWTGQVVDFDGGEVYINAGAETGLKMNDKFRVERILKKLTDPATGELLMLRKKELGLVTVTEVLPKISLGNFAPLDTDAPQRGDLVVTISQ from the coding sequence ATGATTGCAAAACCGTTACGTGTTGGATATTCCCCTTTAAACGTGTTTTTGAGTGCTCTTGTGATTGTCGGTCTTCTGGGCGGGATTGCGAAGGCCGATGAAGAAAAAATTCCGGTACTGACGGATACAGTTCAGGAAATTAAAGGTCCAAAACGGGTTGTTTCCGTTGGTAAGTTTGACGCAATCGGATCGTTTGAACAGCAATATGGTGATTGGGATATCGGCGGGGGCATATCCGCGATGATGACAACGGCCCTTGTTGAAAGTGAACGGTTTATTGTCCTGGAGCGGGCCAATATGGGGCAGGTTCTTGCGGAACAGCAAATGAAAGGGCAAGGCGTTACCAGTGCGACCACAGGGCCCGCCCTAGGGCAGGTTACAGGAACCAATTTCCTGATTTATGGATCCGTTACCGAATTTGGCGCGGCGGATTCTGGCGGTGGGATGAGTTTGGGCCTGTCCGGTGGAAGTCTGGGAAAAATGCTTGGCGTCGGGCTTTCCCGGCAGACGGCCAGTGGCAAGGTTGCCATGGATATCCGGCTGGTGAATGCCACCACGTCCCAAGTGGAGGAAGTGTATCGGGTTTCTGAGCAGATCGATAATTCATCATGGGATATAAATGTCGGCTATGAGGGTGTCAGTCTGGGGACCAATCAGTTTTTGAAAACCCCGCTTGGTGAAGCCACGCGCAAATGTATTACCAAAGCGGTTCAGCAAATAGCCGCCAAAACAGATAACCTTCCCTGGACAGGGCAGGTGGTCGACTTCGATGGCGGCGAGGTTTACATCAATGCAGGTGCTGAAACGGGCCTGAAGATGAACGATAAATTCCGTGTCGAACGTATTCTCAAAAAACTGACGGATCCTGCAACGGGAGAATTGCTGATGCTCCGTAAAAAAGAGCTGGGCCTGGTAACAGTGACAGAGGTATTGCCGAAAATCTCTCTTGGTAATTTTGCGCCATTAGATACCGATGCTCCGCAACGGGGAGATCTTGTTGTAACCATTAGCCAATAG
- a CDS encoding alpha/beta fold hydrolase, with translation MINALIKARDAFSSRHPETRRMLNGRDWGVLDVGSGPALILIPGTLGRADIFWQQIEALSDRLRLVALSYPNSGGIEDWSEDLMLLLEQLKIDHASILGSSLGGYLAQYFASAHPEKVSVLIAANTLHSVVGMDQRAPYSSDLDAAPIEELRQGFEMGLRLWEETHPEQSDLVEMLLNEVNGRILEKELRARLSALKFGPELSEYQANSVTVESEDDPLIPDDMRQSVRARLKPEIAYRFLWGGHFPYVIRPESYTSLLEETLNLGLTGPQWGEGGLREK, from the coding sequence ATGATAAACGCACTGATAAAAGCACGGGACGCTTTTTCTTCGCGCCACCCTGAAACGCGGAGGATGTTAAATGGGCGGGATTGGGGCGTTCTGGATGTGGGCTCCGGGCCTGCGCTGATTTTAATTCCCGGCACGTTGGGCCGCGCAGATATTTTCTGGCAACAGATAGAGGCACTGTCTGATCGCCTGCGCCTTGTGGCTCTTAGCTATCCGAATAGTGGCGGCATTGAAGACTGGTCCGAGGATTTGATGTTGTTGCTTGAACAACTGAAGATCGACCACGCGAGTATTTTAGGGTCATCCCTTGGGGGCTATCTGGCTCAGTATTTTGCATCGGCTCATCCCGAAAAAGTGTCGGTCCTGATCGCGGCAAACACACTGCATTCGGTTGTTGGTATGGATCAGCGGGCCCCTTATTCCTCAGATTTGGACGCTGCCCCTATCGAAGAATTGCGTCAAGGATTTGAAATGGGACTTCGTTTGTGGGAGGAAACTCACCCCGAGCAAAGTGATCTAGTTGAGATGCTGCTTAACGAAGTCAATGGCCGTATTCTGGAAAAAGAACTTCGCGCGCGGTTGTCTGCGTTGAAATTTGGTCCGGAATTATCAGAATATCAGGCAAATTCCGTGACGGTTGAAAGCGAAGATGACCCGCTGATCCCGGATGATATGCGGCAGTCTGTCAGAGCCCGGTTAAAGCCAGAGATTGCCTATCGGTTTCTGTGGGGAGGGCATTTCCCTTATGTTATTCGCCCCGAATCTTACACATCATTGTTGGAGGAAACCCTGAATTTGGGGCTAACCGGACCACAATGGGGTGAGGGAGGTCTGCGAGAGAAATGA
- a CDS encoding ornithine cyclodeaminase family protein, with product MIILSNDDVARLLPMDAAIPVVSDIMKTVSRGTETLPLRTAIPVGGANKMGVMPGAITDPACFGVKLVSLFPNNPSLGLSSHRGAIVLFESETGGAIAMMDAGLLTAIRTAAASGVATDILARKEASSLALVGYGEQAEFHLDAICAVRPIETVEVVGRSAEKAAQFIARAVQKYPNIRFCSGTDVEKAVKTADIICTVTASPAPIIEGRWLTRGSHINAVGSSIPTMRELDDEAILRSRVWVDYWPSAEAQAGEIVDMIKAGLITKDDIQGEIGAVLSGEINGRQDNDQITLYRSLGIAAQDLSVAHFVVTKAKENNMGQQVAF from the coding sequence ATGATTATTCTGAGCAATGATGATGTGGCCCGACTGCTACCCATGGACGCCGCCATTCCCGTGGTTTCTGATATAATGAAAACCGTGTCACGCGGCACAGAAACCTTGCCGCTTCGCACGGCCATCCCGGTGGGCGGTGCTAATAAAATGGGAGTCATGCCGGGCGCGATAACCGACCCGGCCTGTTTCGGGGTTAAGCTGGTCAGCCTGTTCCCGAATAATCCATCGCTCGGATTGTCATCGCATCGCGGTGCGATTGTTCTGTTTGAAAGTGAAACCGGAGGTGCCATCGCGATGATGGATGCGGGCCTGTTGACTGCAATTCGCACGGCGGCAGCAAGCGGTGTCGCAACAGATATTCTGGCCCGGAAAGAGGCGTCATCCCTTGCTCTTGTTGGATATGGAGAGCAGGCAGAATTCCATCTGGATGCCATATGTGCAGTACGACCTATTGAAACTGTAGAAGTTGTGGGGCGTTCTGCAGAAAAAGCGGCGCAATTTATTGCGCGGGCAGTTCAGAAATATCCCAATATTCGCTTTTGCTCGGGTACCGACGTGGAAAAGGCGGTAAAAACGGCTGATATTATTTGTACGGTCACCGCGTCTCCCGCACCGATCATTGAGGGCCGCTGGCTGACCCGTGGTTCCCACATAAACGCGGTAGGTTCGTCCATCCCAACCATGCGTGAGTTGGACGATGAAGCAATCTTGCGGTCCCGCGTTTGGGTTGACTATTGGCCTTCCGCAGAAGCGCAAGCGGGCGAAATAGTTGATATGATAAAAGCAGGTCTAATCACAAAAGACGATATTCAGGGTGAAATCGGCGCTGTTTTGTCTGGGGAAATCAACGGGCGACAGGACAATGATCAGATAACACTTTACCGATCTCTTGGTATAGCCGCGCAGGATCTGTCCGTGGCACATTTTGTTGTAACAAAAGCCAAAGAAAACAACATGGGCCAGCAGGTGGCTTTTTAG